From a single Brettanomyces bruxellensis chromosome 7, complete sequence genomic region:
- a CDS encoding uncharacterized protein (BUSCO:EOG09261NW2): protein MFIRRVLTVLNIAIIVKIKRKSSGSNVAKSKLVGNPARRSSYFKRKPEPINLDSSDSDDVVVIKEENAKTPKKKLHAEHKQYSAEAPVKKHHDEEKIQVVNTIPSDKSFSTAEEVLKSIPDADESYLKIDPEAAKMNFFQLKAKQQQDAQSEASGPPIDLPVARKNCLNGLTIVFTGVLPSLNREECERVASQYGARITKSVSGRTSLVVIGKDAGPKKVKTIKQKHIKCIDENGFIQLLEKMPQNGGSGESAKKALAKKQKELNDAIAEAEDEERKEKARTTKHKASKYSSTSSNSLSTTVSPSAELWTTKYAPTELKQICGNKSNVKLLYNWLDTWFTKSHGGKYSKGAGIDNYKAVLISGPPGTGKTTAANLVAKLLNYDIVEKNASDFRSKKLLNQGLKVCLDNTSVAGYFKKGTDDIKQDTNDKRFVLIMDEVDGMSSGDNGGVSLLAQFCRITKSPLILICNDKSLPKMRAFDRVCFDMTWRRPTAREMRSRLMTIAHREGLHLDPNVVDELVAATHNDIRQIINIMSTVARTQKTLDFKNTAQIQGSWKKEVALKPFDVVGRLLSSNLYGAKPTYNINEKINLFFADADMVPLMMHENYRSTQPTAVFNYPPDKQNYATLRQLEKASNVISESDLVNQAVRSGEQQWSLLPFYGVMSTILPGSYICGRVTSRIFFTSWLGQNSKTMKYRRIVQQLQYHSSTKTNTSNTQLRLVYVPYWKTSLTEPLIEKGASGIDDVLKMLDGYYLTKEDWDNIMDLGVGRRGRMVDKLKKIPASVKTALTRKYNSYTHPTIIYRTGEIKMERPRGIKYVGDVIDDDAKIEKREEDDEEKQEETADQDIGKDTLIKAVKKRSRKKSGAGKTGTKRRRRN from the coding sequence ATGTTTATCAGAAGAGTACTAACTGTTTTGAATATCGCAATTATTGTGAagattaaaagaaaaagctcTGGTTCGAATGTTGCTAAATCTAAATTAGTCGGGAATCCTGCCAGAAGGTCATCATATTTCAAGCGCAAGCCAGAGCCAATTAACCTTGACTCGAGTGATTCTGATGATGTGGTGGTTATTAAGGAGGAGAATGCCAAAACgccaaaaaagaaactacACGCTGAGCACAAACAGTACTCTGCTGAAGCACCAGTCAAGAAACACCATGATGAGGAGAAAATACAGGTGGTTAATACAATACCATCAGATAAGTCGTTCTCAACTGCTGAGGAAGTACTCAAGAGTATTCCGGATGCTGATGAGAGTTATCTAAAGATTGATCCAGAGGCagcaaaaatgaattttttccaGCTTAAGGCCAAGCAACAGCAGGATGCTCAGTCTGAGGCTTCGGGTCCGCCGATTGATCTTCCTGTCGCCAGAAAGAACTGTTTGAATGGTTTAACGATTGTGTTCACAGGAGTCCTGCCATCTTTAAATAGGGAAGAATGTGAGCGTGTTGCATCACAATATGGAGCAAGAATAACTAAATCCGTGAGTGGTCGAACTAGTTTAGTCGTCATTGGAAAAGATGCCGGTCCAAAGAAAgtcaaaacaataaagCAGAAGCATATTAAGTgtattgatgaaaatggatttATTCAATTGTTGGAAAAAATGCCACAAAATGGAGGTTCTGGTGAGAGTGCAAAAAAGGCGTTGGcgaaaaagcagaaggaaCTTAATGATGCAATTGCTGAagctgaagatgaagagagaaaggaaaaggcaCGGACAACGAAGCACAAGGCAAGTAAGTATAGTtctacttcttcaaattcacTTTCAACTACAGTTTCACCATCCGCGGAGCTTTGGACGACTAAATACGCTCCAACCGAATTGAAGCAAATTTGCGGAAATAAGAGTAACGTTAAACTGCTCTACAATTGGTTGGACACTTGGTTTACTAAATCGCATGGAGGGAAGTATTCTAAGGGTGCAGGGATCGATAATTATAAAGCGGTTCTTATCAGCGGCCCTCCAGGTACGGGTAAGACAACAGCTGCAAATCTTGTGGCAAAACTATTAAATTATGATATCGTGGAAAAGAATGCCAGTGATTTCCGTTCGAAAAAGCTTCTAAATCAGGGCCTTAAAGTGTGCCTTGATAATACTTCGGTGGCGGGCTACTTTAAAAAAGGCACGGACGACATAAAGCAAGACACTAATGACAAGAGGTTTGTCCTTATTATGGATGAGGTTGATGGTATGTCATCCGGCGACAATGGTGGAGTATCATTATTGGCTCAATTTTGTAGGATCACGAAATCACCGTTGATCCTTATTTGTAATGACAAATCGCTTCCTAAAATGAGAGCATTTGATCGTGTTTGCTTTGACATGACCTGGAGGCGACCAACGGCGCGAGAAATGCGTTCTAGATTAATGACTATTGCACATAGAGAAGGTTTGCATCTTGATCCTAATGTGGTGGACGAACTTGTTGCCGCTACGCATAATGATATTCgacaaataataaatattatgtCAACTGTTGCGCGAACTCAGAAAACATTGGATTTCAAAAACACGGCGCAAATACAAGGGTCATGGAAAAAGGAGGTGGCCTTAAAGCCATTTGATGTTGTCGGAAGATTATTAAGTTCTAATTTATATGGAGCTAAGCCTACCTACAACATCaatgaaaaaatcaatctttttttcgcaGACGCCGACATGGTGCCGCTCATGATGCATGAAAATTACAGATCGACACAGCCGACTGCTGTTTTTAATTATCCGCCAGATAAGCAAAACTACGCAACCCTACGTCAGCTTGAGAAAGCCTCTAACGTAATTTCTGAGTCTGACCTCGTTAATCAAGCTGTCAGAAGTGGCGAACAACAATGGTCGTTGCTTCCATTCTATGGAGTAATGTCTACTATTCTTCCAGGGTCATATATTTGCGGAAGGGTCACTTCGCGAATATTCTTTACTTCGTGGTTAGGTCAGAATTCAAAGACCATGAAATATAGACGGATTGTACAACAATTGCAGTATCACTCTTCtacaaaaacaaatacTAGTAATACGCAGCTCCGTTTAGTTTATGTTCCATATTGGAAGACCTCCCTGACAGAACCTTTAATAGAAAAAGGAGCATCCGGTATTGATGATGTACTCAAAATGCTTGACGGATACTATTTGACCAAAGAGGACTGGGATAATATTATGGATCTTGGAGTCGGAAGAAGGGGTCGTATGGTtgataaattgaaaaagattcCAGCGTCGGTAAAGACTGCACTAACCAGAAAGTATAATTCGTATACACACCCAACAATTATCTATCGGACAGGAGagataaaaatggaaagacCGCGGGGAATTAAATATGTTGGAGATGTGATTGACGACGATgcaaaaatagaaaaacgggaggaagatgatgaggagaaacaagaagaaacgGCTGACCAAGATATAGGTAAGGACACGTTGATTAAAGCTGTCAAAAAACGTTCTCGTAAAAAGTCAGGGGCAGGTAAGACTGGAACGAAAAGGCGGAGGAGGAACTGA
- a CDS encoding uncharacterized protein (BUSCO:EOG092628SP) codes for MDIDYSHGGPKRGYFTYAKTGINRLSKKVKLLLLGIIIFILYWIFIRRADKGLEKGNALFQGTSNQFDPNQSSITDEKISRIHLNYLDLKKPFVDLSTLKFNNYVNGGNMQIERDSDHVCLVPDRSSALGYLFSKSFISESDSSALEVELDFRIHGHEKRSNLIGDGMALWFTDSQLHQGDVFGVQSDYKGLGIFIDTYKNGDRKEYKSMNKRGFPYISIQPNYGNAGQYNKDNDGYQTELDGCSIHRVYDAGNQGKISKIRIIFLRKKAYFRLDVDINGDGSWQNCIQKMNFPVDAFPLKPYIGLSAETGQLTHAVDIYRLQTSTFRASNGEEIKNVHSLLNSIGVSKNQQSKSTQRVSEKRNKNGLRSMKRRRTFSRLQRQEKELKRKDEEKYGSKYGFLGWFGSLVWKTLKVIMCSILIIFIGYFGFLAFRVFRDKRRDRAPRGLL; via the coding sequence ATGGATATTGATTATTCCCATGGAGGTCCTAAAAGGGGCTATTTTACCTATGCGAAGACAGGAATCAACCGCTTGTCCAAAAAGGTgaaactccttcttttagGTATAATTATATTCATACTATACTGGATATTTATTAGAAGAGCTGATAAGGGTTTGGAGAAGGGGAATGCATTATTCCAAGGGACATCGAACCAGTTTGATCCAAACCAAAGTTCAATCACAGATGAGAAGATTAGTAGAATTCATCTTAATTATCTTGATTTAAAAAAGCCATTCGTTGATCTTTCCACCTTAAAATTTAACAATTATGTTAACGGGGGAAATATGCAAATTGAGAGAGATTCGGATCATGTATGCCTTGTTCCTGACAGATCGTCCGCACTTGgttatcttttttctaaGAGTTTCATTTCTGAGTCAGATTCATCTGCTCTCGAAGTAGAGCTGGACTTTCGCATACATGGCCatgagaaaagaagcaattTGATCGGAGATGGAATGGCTTTATGGTTCACAGATTCACAATTGCATCAAGGTGATGTCTTTGGAGTTCAGAGTGACTATAAAGGACTTGGAATATTCATTGACACATATAAAAATGGCGACAGGAAGGAGTACAAGTCAATGAATAAGAGAGGATTTCCATACATTTCCATTCAACCAAATTATGGAAATGCTGGACAATATAACAAGGATAACGACGGCTATCAGACGGAGCTGGATGGATGTTCGATTCACAGAGTTTATGATGCCGGAAACCAAGGTAAGATATCAAAGATCAggattatttttcttcgtAAGAAAGCATACTTTCGCCTTGATGTAGATATAAACGGTGATGGAAGTTGGCAGAACTgcattcaaaaaatgaatttccCAGTGGATGCCTTTCCTTTAAAGCCATACATTGGTCTTAGCGCTGAAACTGGCCAACTTACACATGCCGTCGACATTTACAGACTACAGACATCGACTTTTAGGGCATCAAATGgtgaagaaatcaaaaacGTTCATAGCTTACTCAATAGCATAGGAGTATCAAAGAATCAGCAAAGTAAGAGCACGCAGCGGGTTTCGGAAAAACGCAACAAAAATGGTTTGAGATCgatgaaaaggagaagaacGTTTAGTCGTCTTCAGAGGCAGGAGAAGGAATTGAAGCgtaaagatgaagagaaatatGGAAGCAAATATGGATTTTTGGGTTGGTTTGGATCCCTGGTTTGGAAAACTCTCAAAGTAATTATGTGCTCAATTCTTATAATTTTTATCGGTTATTTCGgatttcttgcttttcgTGTGTTCAGAGACAAAAGAAGGGATAGAGCACCTCGAGGACTTCTTTAG
- a CDS encoding uncharacterized protein (BUSCO:EOG09265822), protein MPIYSFYLISKSGSLLYQKDFHTQNSPISKQNSNDYLVIASTLHGVHAIASKLTPEEAMGNYEKSRLPTNSNRFGLQCITTAKFKIFIHQTTTGLKLILFTSNDVSLIQATQLQGQLYKSYADYVLKNPFYRLDMPIRFRLFDDKVLTVVTGYNA, encoded by the coding sequence ATGCCCATATATTCATTCTACTTGATCTCAAAGTCCGGATCTCTCCTTTATCAGAAAGACTTTCATACTCAAAATTCACCAATATCGAAACAGAATTCAAATGACTATCTTGTTATAGCAAGCACTCTTCATGGTGTTCATGCTATAGCGTCAAAATTAACACCTGAGGAGGCAATGGGAAACTATGAGAAGTCAAGACTTCCTACAAATTCTAATCGGTTTGGTCTTCAGTGTATTACGACTGctaaatttaaaatttttattcatcaGACAACAACTGGGTTGaaattgatattatttACCTCAAATGACGTGTCGCTAATTCAGGCTACACAATTGCAGGGGCAATTATACAAGAGCTACGCCGATTATGTTTTGAAAAATCCATTTTACCGTTTGGATATGCCTATAAGATTTCGATTATTTGATGACAAGGTATTAACAGTCGTTACTGGATACAATGCCTAA